Sequence from the Brevundimonas sp. SGAir0440 genome:
TGAACGCCCTGCCCAATCCGCTGACGGTCCTGGTCGATTCGGAGTTGGGACGCGACGGGGTACTGAACAGGCTCGCCAATGCGCCTCTGGCGTCCCTGGACGGTCCCGTCGATCCCGACAGGCGAGCCTTCAATAAGCGGATGCAGGATTTGCTGATCGGCGCCGTCGCCCTGGTCGTCGCTGCGCCCATCATGGCCCTGGTCGCCTTGGCGGTGAAGCTGGACAGCGCCGGCCCCGTCTTCTTCCGCCAGCGCCGCCATGGCTTCAATCACGAGACCATCGTGGTGTGGAAGTTCCGCTCGATGCGCCACGCCGCCGCCGACGCGACCGCCAGCCGCCAGGTCTGCGCCGACGACGACCGCGTGACCCGTGTCGGTCGCTTCATCCGCGCCACCAGCCTGGATGAGCTGCCCCAAATCTTCAACGTCCTGTCGGGCGAGATGTCCCTGGTCGGTCCCCGCCCCCACGCCATCGGCATGAAGACCGGCGAGACCGAATCCGCCCTGCTGGTCGCCGAATACGCCCATCGCCACCGCATCAAGCCCGGCATGACCGGCTGGGCCGCCATCAAGGGCTCGCGTGGACCGGTCGATACCGAGGCCCAGGTGCGCGAGCGCGTCCAGTTGGACATTGAATATATCGAGCGCCAATCCTTCTGGCTGGACCTGTGGGTCATCGCCGTCACAATCCCCGTTCTGCTGGGTGACCGGGCGGCCGTGCGTTGAGCGAGAAGCGCATGTTCTGGCGCGGCGTCTGGGGCTATCTGCCGGCCCAGATCGTCCAGGGGGTCGTCGGTTTTCTGACGATCTTCGTCTTTACGCGCCTGCTCAGCGCTGATGACTTCGGCCATTACGCCCTGGCGTTTTCGGTCACGACCCTGGCCCACACCGTTACTTTCACATGGCTTGAGGCGTCGATGGCGCGCTTCTGGGCGGCCGAGCGCACGCCCGAGGGCATGGCGACCCATTTCGCCAGCCTTTACCGCACATCCTTCGCCACCATCGCCGTCTTCATCCCGATCGCGGCGCTGATCGTGTGGCTGGCGCCGCTGACGCCGGCGTTCAAGATCGCTGTCGCCTTCGGCCTGGCCGGCGCGCCGGTGCGTAACCTCGCCAAGCTGGCGCAGGAGCGGTATCGCGCGGCGGGCGAGGTGTCGAAATCCGCCGCCGTGGACATCGGGGTCGCCGTATTGGGGTTCCTGGTCGGGGCCGGGTTCGCCCTGGCCGGCGTCGGCGCGGCGTCTCCTCTGCTGGGCCTGGCCATCGCCCCCCTGTTCGCCCTGCCCTTCATCTTGCCGGGCGAGTTGCGCCAGGCAGGGGGCGGGACCGTCGATCGCACGCGGCTGAAGGCCTATGCCCTCTATGGCTATCCCATTGCGGCGTCGCTGACCTTGGCCTTGGTGCTGGCCTCGACGGACCGGTTTCTGCTGGCAGCCTTCATGGATGCTGCGGCGGTCGGCGCGTATCACGCCAGCTACAGCCTGGCGAACCGGACGCTGGACGTCATCTTCATCTGGCTGGGCGCGGCCGGGGCGCCGGCCATGGTCATGGCGCTGGAGCGCGGCGGACGCGAGGCGCTGCGTCAGACTGCCATCGAACAGGGTTCGACTCTGATCCTGATCGGCCTGCCTGCCGCCGTGGGCCTGTCGCTGGTCGCGCGACCGCTGGCGGAGTTGATGATCGGCCAGGATCTGCGCGCCGCCGCTGCGCTGGTGACGCCGTGGATCGCGGCCTCGTCCTTCCTGTCAGGGATGATCGCCTACTATTTCGGCTTCGGCTTCACCTTGGGCAAGAAGACCGGCCTGCTGCTGGTGACGATGGCGATCCCGGCGCTTTGCAACGTGGCCCTGAACCTGGTCTTGATCCCCCGCATGGGCGTAACCGGCGCGGCCGTTTCGACCGCCGCCAGCTTCGGCATCGGCTTGATCGCCTGCATTCTGCTCAGCCGCCGCGCCATCGCCCTGCCGATGCCGTGGGAGGCGCTGATCCGTTGCGGGATCGCCTCCGCCGTCATGGCCGGGGTCGTCTGGTTCCTGCCGCCCATCGGCGGTTTCTTGGAGCTGATGATGGACGCGAGCGTGGGCGGCTTCGTCTATGCCATCGTCGCCCTGACGCTGAACGCCGCCGGGGTGCGTGACGTGCTGCTGCGCCTGATCCGCGCGCGCCGGAGCGTGACGGCATGAGCGCCCATATCTTTGACAACACCGCCTGGTCTCAGGCGACGCCGACGATCTCGGTCCTGATCCCCTTCCTGCGCGACGATCCGCAAGAACTGTTGCGCCGACTGGACAGCGAGGCCCCCGCCCTGTCCGGCGCGGTCGAGTTGATCCTGCTGGACGACGGCACCGCCGACGCTGATCTGACGACCCGGCTTCATGCCACCATCGACGCCCTGCGACTGCCCGCCCGCCTGATCACCCTGGCGGCCAACGAGGGTCGCGCCAGGGGCCGCAACCGCCTGACCACCGCCGCGCGCGGCGAGGCCTATCTGTTCCTCGACAGCGACATGCAGCCCGACACGGCGGCCTTCCTGCAAAACTGGCTGCGACTGGTCACCGACAGCGCGCCCGCCGTGGCCTTCGGCGGCTTCTCGCTGGATCAGGCGCCGACCGACGCGCGGTTCGCCGTCCACCGCGCCCTGTCGGGCGCCTCGGAATGCTTGCCGGCGTCGGAGCGCGCCCTGACGCCTGAGAAATACGTCTACACCTCGAACCTACTGGTGCGCCGTGACGTCTTCGCCGCCGAGTCCTTCGATCGCGGTTTCAGCGGCTGGGGCTGGGAGGACGTGGAGTGGGCTATGCGCGTCTCGCGCCGCTTTACCGTCGTCCACATAGACAATCCCGCCACCCATATGGGCCTGGACACGGTCGAGGATCTGGCGCGCAAGTTCGATCAGGGCGCCGGCAACTTCGCCCGCGTCGTCGCCCTGCACCCCGCCCTCGTCCAGACCTATCCCAGCTACAAGGCCGCGCGCGCCCTGAAACGCCTGCCCGCCCTGCCGCTGGCGCGCCGCCTGATGAAACAGGCCGCCTTGACGACGGCCCTGCCGGTCAAGGCCCGCGCCTTCGCGCTCAGGCTCTACCGCGCCGCCGTCTATGCGGACGCCGTATGACAATGCGCGATGTCGCCGTCATCATCCCGACCCTGCGCCGCCCCGACAGTCTGGAGCGGGCCCTGCGGTCGGTCTTCGGACAGACCGGATCGTTGCACCGCATCGCCGCCATCGTTGTCGCCGACAACGACCCTGATGGGTCGGCCGCCCCCGTGATCGAACGGCTGCGCGCCGAGGCGCCCGTGCCCCTGACCTACGCCCACGCCCGCATCCCCGGCGTGGCGACGGCGCGCAATGTCGGCCTGGCCGCCACAGACGCGCCCCTGATCGCCTTTCTGGACGACGACGAAGCCGCCTCTCCCGGCTGGCTCGCCGCCCTGCTGAGCGCCCAAACCCAGACCGGCGCCGATGTCGTCTTTGGCCCCATTCGCGGACGGGTGCCGGAAAACACCGGCTGGACCACCACCTATCTGGAGCGGTTCTTTGGCCGGGACGGCCCGCGCGAAACCGGCCTGACCGACGAGATCCACGGCTGCGGTAACAGCCTGATGGTGCAGGCGACCGCCCTGCCCGGCGAGGCCCCGTTTGACGTCGCCATGAACGAGACGGGCGGCGAGGACGACCGGCTGTTCACCGCCCTGTCGGCGCGCGGCGGTCGGTTCGGCTGGGCCGCCGAGGCCTGGGTGGATGAGTTCGCCCCGCCTCACCGCGCCACGCTGACCTACGCCCTGACCCGCGCCTTCGCCTATGGCCAGAGCCCGACCCAGATGGCCGCCGACCGCCGCGACTGGCCCGGCGTCGTCAAATGGATGGTGGTCGGACTGGCCCAGACCGGCGTATGGGGCGCCGCATCACTTCTGGCCGCCCTCCTGCGCCGCCCAAACCGCGCCTACACCTACGACCGCTGCGCGCGTGGTCTCGGCAAGGTCTTCTGGACCAAAGGCTTCGAGCCGAAACTGTATGGCGCGGCGATGCTGAAGCGCCCCACGGCCTGATCAGCGGATCGGCATGTAGCGGCAGGTGAAGTCCGGATCGCCGCTCATCAGGCTGGGCTTGAGGTGGATGTAAAGACGTTCGGCGCCTGCGACGTCGTCCAGCGCAAACGCCTGTTCGGCCTCATACATCTCGTCCCGGTGCGCGTCCGTCCAACCCTTTGCCAGTTTGATAGCCCGCGCCTTGGCTGCCGGCAGGCTGTCAGCGACGACGAAGACATTGCGGTGCTGCTCGGCGAAGGCGACGCCATCATAGCCGCCCAAGTTGACGTAGTAGAGCTTTTCCTTGCCCTCGAACGGTGTGGGAAGCAGGCTGATGTCGTAGCCGTCCGCCTGCGAAATCTCCGACCAGCAATCGATGTGCAACGTCCCTTCGCGTCCCCACCACTGCGCCAGCAAGGCGTCTTTCGTCGCTTCGATCGACGGGGCGACGAGGAAACGCATATCGTGCACCTCGATATTGGCGCCGGGGTGTTCCCCGCCGATGTAGATCGCAAACAGCTTCATTCGTCCTCGCGTCAGGCCGCCGTATCGGCGTGATCGACCGCAGGCTTTGCGGTATTCAGGATCAACGCCAGTCGCCGACCGACGATCCCGCCCATTTCGTGCGAACTGGTGATCCCTTGCGCAAAGGGATGCCGCCCCATGATGAACGGCAGGCTGAGACAGAACAGCCGATCCGTCGGCAGGGGCGCATCGACCGGCCGGAAAAGGTCATCGACAGCAATCCCCCGGACCACGTCGGGCGCATCGTTGGCGACTTGATCTCGAACGATCCCCTGCTCGAGAAGGGACAGGAACGGAAACTGGATGCCGCTCAGGGCCGCCTGACCCGTCGCCTCGATGAAGATCGGGAAATGGCGTGTCGTCCCGCCTACGGCCACGCGCGCGCCGCCTTCGGGACAGCGCGTATCGACGTCGTGATCGTCGCCCAAGGCGATGACGTCCAGCCGCCCGGCGGCGTGCAGCGCCAGCATCCGCTCGATCGATTCATGCGGCACGCCGGCGTAGATATCGACGAAGATCGGCTTGAAGGCGCGGCTGAACCGCTCGAACTCGGCGCTGTCCAGATGCGGCACGATGACGGCGACGATCTCGTGCATGCGCAGGATGCCGTCGCGCCAGGCCACCGTCACCTGTGCGGCATGATTCGCCTGCGCCTCCTTCAGGTTCGCAGCGGCCCAGACGAACGGATCGACCGATGCGCGCCGCGCGAAATAGGCCTCGGCGAAGGTTTCCAGCGTCGCCTCATGCAATCCGGTCTCGGCGGCGTAGTCCGGATCCAGATGGCTCAGCTCGGTTCGAAACAGGTCGAATACGGCGTCCAGCAGCCCGTCAGGGCCGCGCGCCACAGCCGCAGCGACAGCCTCGGGCGTGCAATAGGTCAGCGGCCCATGCGGCAGCGGAAAATAGAAGTCCGCCTCGGGCAGCAGCCCCTTTCGCGACATCATGGCGATGTGAAAATCCTCGGTATCCGGCGCGGGCTGATAGATCAGCCGATCATCCCGCCGAACGAAGTCGCCGTGGGACGTTGCCAAGGCCACGGCCGCATCGATGGCCGTCAACGACGACCCCCGAATGCCGATGCGTGTCGCCGGAACATCCGCAAGGACCGACGCAGGCCATGGGCTTAGAAAATATCCGGGCTGGGCGTCCGGCCGCGACGGCCACTGGTGACCCGTCGCCAGAACCACATGGTCGAACACAGCCTTGGCGACCTTCTGCGACGGCGGCGACGTGAAGGTCAGCTCGATCCCATCTTTGCGGTTCGCCGCGTCGATGACCCGACATCCCGTCCGCACATCGATGAGAACACCCTTGGCGCGGGCCTGCTGAACCAAGGCGGCGAACTGACTTTCGAAATACCGCCCCAAGGCGACACGCGGAACGAACGTGCGCTCATCGAGAGACGCCCCATCCACGTCCAACTCTGCCAGTTCGGCGGGCGTTCGTGCCGACAGCCAGTCGGCCAGCGTGTCCTGCAATGGCGGGATTTCGATGCTGGCGATGTTCGACAGCATCGCCGGATCGTTCCAGTCCGGGCTGTAGGGGCCGCCGCACCCGGCCGTCTCGCGCGCCTCGAACACCGTGATCTGCGCCGAGACGACGCCTTGGGACAGCAGGGCATGGAGGGCGTAAAGCGTCGTCGGCCCCGCGCCGACGAATGCGACGGACTTTGTCATGGCCACACAATGCGCGACGCACGCAAAGGCGCCGCATCCGCACTCGATTTCAGCGCAACCGCTTCATTTTCCAGCCGAATGTGCGGAATCCGACGTCTGAAACGTCACCTCAGAAGCGGCTTCAGCCCATCAATCGCTGCAGGAACCCCGGCGCCTTGTAGGTCGAGCGGTTCATGACCACGCCGGCGATCTTGCCCCCCACAGCCTCGATCTCGTCACGCAGGATGACTGGCGCGTGGGCGGCGGTGCTTTCGGCGGCGATCACCAGAACCGTCATGTCCACGAAGGGCGCCAGGATGATCGCCATGTCGTTGCGGTCAGCGGCGGGCGCGTCGATGACGATGGTGTCGGCGTGGGGCCGCAGCGCCTCCCAATAGCGGGGCTCTCCGACCGCCTCGACCCGGTGTCCGGACCGCAGCGCTTCCATGTGGAAATGCGTGACCCACAACCGGCCGCCCAGGCACGACCGCGCCGTCAGCAGCCGCGAATCCGGCACCGGCTTGCCGTCGCGACCGGTCACGCGCGGCGTCACGGCGTAGAAGCTTGAGCCGTCGGGCGAGCCTTGCGCGGCCTTGCCGACCTGGCCGAACCGATCCGGCTCGGCTGACACCGTCTCAAGCTGCCCCTGCTGCGCCAAATCGCCGTCGATCAGCCAGACGGGCTTGCGCGCTCGCACCGCCGCCAGCCGCGCGAACTCCCGCGCTACGGTCGAAACGCCCTCGCCGGTGACGGCGGACGCGAACTGGATCACGCGTGCGCGGTGCGCCGGCGCCGGTCCCAGCGTCGCCCAAAGGCCCGCCATTTCTGAAGTCAGATCGACCATCGAATCGCCAAGGCGCTCCCTAAGCCCTCAGCCTAGCACGAGTTTCGCTAAGCCGCCTTGGCCGGCGCGACGGCGAGAACCGGCATGTCCAGGGTGCGGCTGACCGAGGCCGGGGTCGTGAAGCCGCGACGCGTGAACACCCGCAGCAGGCCGACGCACAGGGCGGTGAAGCCGGCGAACAGGAAGACCGCCGCCAGCAGCGGGATCTTCAGGCTCTTGCCCGTCGCCGGCGGCTGGGCGCGCTCGATGACGGTGACGTTGTCGGCACCGGCGGCGACCAGGGCGTTATCGGCGCGGCTCTGGGTCTCACGTTGCTGGAACTCGCGGATAGAGGCGCTCAGCACTTCGCGATTGCCGGCCAGGG
This genomic interval carries:
- a CDS encoding glycosyltransferase family 2 protein, translated to MSAHIFDNTAWSQATPTISVLIPFLRDDPQELLRRLDSEAPALSGAVELILLDDGTADADLTTRLHATIDALRLPARLITLAANEGRARGRNRLTTAARGEAYLFLDSDMQPDTAAFLQNWLRLVTDSAPAVAFGGFSLDQAPTDARFAVHRALSGASECLPASERALTPEKYVYTSNLLVRRDVFAAESFDRGFSGWGWEDVEWAMRVSRRFTVVHIDNPATHMGLDTVEDLARKFDQGAGNFARVVALHPALVQTYPSYKAARALKRLPALPLARRLMKQAALTTALPVKARAFALRLYRAAVYADAV
- a CDS encoding FAD/NAD(P)-binding protein encodes the protein MTKSVAFVGAGPTTLYALHALLSQGVVSAQITVFEARETAGCGGPYSPDWNDPAMLSNIASIEIPPLQDTLADWLSARTPAELAELDVDGASLDERTFVPRVALGRYFESQFAALVQQARAKGVLIDVRTGCRVIDAANRKDGIELTFTSPPSQKVAKAVFDHVVLATGHQWPSRPDAQPGYFLSPWPASVLADVPATRIGIRGSSLTAIDAAVALATSHGDFVRRDDRLIYQPAPDTEDFHIAMMSRKGLLPEADFYFPLPHGPLTYCTPEAVAAAVARGPDGLLDAVFDLFRTELSHLDPDYAAETGLHEATLETFAEAYFARRASVDPFVWAAANLKEAQANHAAQVTVAWRDGILRMHEIVAVIVPHLDSAEFERFSRAFKPIFVDIYAGVPHESIERMLALHAAGRLDVIALGDDHDVDTRCPEGGARVAVGGTTRHFPIFIEATGQAALSGIQFPFLSLLEQGIVRDQVANDAPDVVRGIAVDDLFRPVDAPLPTDRLFCLSLPFIMGRHPFAQGITSSHEMGGIVGRRLALILNTAKPAVDHADTAA
- a CDS encoding glycosyltransferase family 2 protein, translating into MRDVAVIIPTLRRPDSLERALRSVFGQTGSLHRIAAIVVADNDPDGSAAPVIERLRAEAPVPLTYAHARIPGVATARNVGLAATDAPLIAFLDDDEAASPGWLAALLSAQTQTGADVVFGPIRGRVPENTGWTTTYLERFFGRDGPRETGLTDEIHGCGNSLMVQATALPGEAPFDVAMNETGGEDDRLFTALSARGGRFGWAAEAWVDEFAPPHRATLTYALTRAFAYGQSPTQMAADRRDWPGVVKWMVVGLAQTGVWGAASLLAALLRRPNRAYTYDRCARGLGKVFWTKGFEPKLYGAAMLKRPTA
- a CDS encoding polysaccharide biosynthesis C-terminal domain-containing protein, with the translated sequence MSEKRMFWRGVWGYLPAQIVQGVVGFLTIFVFTRLLSADDFGHYALAFSVTTLAHTVTFTWLEASMARFWAAERTPEGMATHFASLYRTSFATIAVFIPIAALIVWLAPLTPAFKIAVAFGLAGAPVRNLAKLAQERYRAAGEVSKSAAVDIGVAVLGFLVGAGFALAGVGAASPLLGLAIAPLFALPFILPGELRQAGGGTVDRTRLKAYALYGYPIAASLTLALVLASTDRFLLAAFMDAAAVGAYHASYSLANRTLDVIFIWLGAAGAPAMVMALERGGREALRQTAIEQGSTLILIGLPAAVGLSLVARPLAELMIGQDLRAAAALVTPWIAASSFLSGMIAYYFGFGFTLGKKTGLLLVTMAIPALCNVALNLVLIPRMGVTGAAVSTAASFGIGLIACILLSRRAIALPMPWEALIRCGIASAVMAGVVWFLPPIGGFLELMMDASVGGFVYAIVALTLNAAGVRDVLLRLIRARRSVTA
- a CDS encoding DUF1543 domain-containing protein; this encodes MKLFAIYIGGEHPGANIEVHDMRFLVAPSIEATKDALLAQWWGREGTLHIDCWSEISQADGYDISLLPTPFEGKEKLYYVNLGGYDGVAFAEQHRNVFVVADSLPAAKARAIKLAKGWTDAHRDEMYEAEQAFALDDVAGAERLYIHLKPSLMSGDPDFTCRYMPIR